DNA from Aliarcobacter skirrowii CCUG 10374:
GACTTAGAGAAGGAATTCGAGTTGTTGAGGATATTTTTAGATATGTATATAATGATAAGGAATTATCTACTAAACTAAAAGATTTGAGGCATCTTGCAAGAGTTGAGAACTTTTATGAAATTTTAGAGTCAAGAGATGTTCAAAATGATGTTTTAAGAGAGTCTATTAAAAGTGAACAAAATAGAGAAGATTTAAACTCAATTTTAATTGCAAACTTCAAAAGAGCTCAAGAGAGTTCAAGAGTTTTAGAAGAGCTTACAAAACTTTCATCTATTAAAGATAGTGAAAACTTT
Protein-coding regions in this window:
- a CDS encoding thiamine-phosphate pyrophosphorylase, coding for MNNNFLRIIDANLNRLREGIRVVEDIFRYVYNDKELSTKLKDLRHLARVENFYEILESRDVQNDVLRESIKSEQNREDLNSILIANFKRAQESSRVLEELTKLSSIKDSENFKYIRYELYILESVLTKITSNSK